In Brevibacillus marinus, the genomic window GCGTGAATCGCTTCCCAGATCGCTTCGCTGTCTTCGGCACGGCCAATCTCGTCTACAATCACCACTTCCGGGGACATCGTGCGAATCATCATCATCATGCCCAACGCCTTGGGACAGGCGTCCAGCACGTCTGTGCGCGGACCTACGTCGCGCTGCGGCACCCCATGTAAGCAGCCGGCGATTTCCGAACGCTCGTCCACAATCGATACCTTGCGGCTGGAGGCGTATTCGTTGCCGTAGCTGATCGAGCGGGCCAAGTCGCGCAGCAGAGTCGTTTTCCCGCACTGGGGCGGTGAGATCACCAGCGTGTTGCAGACTCTGCCGTCGGCGAACACATACGGCAGAACGTTTTGCGCAGCCCCGCGCTTTTCCCGCGCGATGCGAATGTTGAAACTGGTAATCTCGCGGATTCCCCTGATCTCTCCTCGTTCCATGACCACTTTTCCAGCCAGGCCGATCCGGTGTCCGCCGACGATGGTGATGTAACCGCGCTTCAGTTCTTCTTCCAATGCATACAGCGAGTGCTGGCTCACCTGGTTGAGCAGTTTGGCCGCATGCTCTTCCCCGAACACCCACCCCTGGCGGGAATTGGCCGTTAGCCGGCCGCTTGGCGTAACATAGCTGGACTGCTGACCATAGCGTATCTCCAGCGGCTGTTGTTGTCTCAGCCGGATCTCTTCGATACTCTCTCGGACGGCTGCCGGCAGCGCGGACAGGACATTGCGGACGGGAGCAGGTAGAATGGCGAGTATTTCCTTCACGCACACCACCTCTTTGTCCACTCAGACTTACCTCCATCCTATGCGCAGGCGGACGAGAATTATGCCAGAAAAACACCACCCGGCGGCTTCGTCAACGGATAAACAGCGGGAAAGGAAAGCGAACAAAAATGACAAGATTGTGATCCTCGCCGGTAATTCGCCAAATTGTAACCAGTTTGCATTGTCTTTGGGACATTCTGCCTATATGATGAAAAAGGAAAGGAGGAAAAATGATGCAAACCGAAAAAAACAGGATCAACGTGGGACATGAGATTGTGATTCCGGAAAACCCCGTCTCGCACTTCCTCTTCAGCAATACGCGATCCGCCTGGATCTGGCTGGTGATTCGCCTTTATCTGGGCTACGAATGGCTGATGGCCGGTTGGGGAAAAGCGTTCGGGGCGAAGCGGGACAATTGGACGGGAGAGAATGCGGGGGCAGCGATTCAAGGCTTTATCAAAGGAGCGCTGGAAAAAGCGGAAGCGGGGAAAGACGTTTCCGGTTGGTATGCATCTTTCCTGGAGGACTTTGTCCTGCCCAATGCCAAACTATTCTCCTACCTCGTCGCCTATGGCGAAGTGCTGGTCGGGCTCGGTCTGATCGTCGGCCTGCTGACGGGGATCGCCGCTTTCTTCGGCGGTTTTATGAACGCGGCCTTCTTGTTTGCCGGCACGGTAAGTTCCAATCCGCTCCTGTTCATTCTCGCAACCTGGCTGGTGCTGGCCTGGAAGGTAGCCGGCTGGTACGGGCTGGATCGCTGGGCACTGCCTTATCTCGGCACCCCCTGGGACCGGAAAGCGAAAGCGTAAATCCAAAGCAATCATATCCTCCTCTCTATCTTTATCTTTCGTGACAGTGGCGAGTCATCCGCCACTGTCACTCAGCTTGTAGAAAAAGTGGCGTTCGCGATAAAGAGCGTCCCTTTTCCCACGTGCAGCTCTTTGTCTGCAGTCTGCGTGACAGTGGCGAGTCTTCCGCCACTGTCACGCTCTTTTGCGAAGAAACAAGCGTGCGGCGGCTTGGCCCGCGATGCTGCGCAGAGCGTTGGACTTCCCCGCTGCGCATCCGGCAGATACAATAGGGTTGACGATTGCCATTGTTTTTTTCCTGCTAGCCAGATCTTCCCGGATCACGCAAGCAGCAGCCAGACTCGGAGGGATGGGAACATGGGGACGAGAACCAGCCTGTTGAGTGAAATTTCGGAGTCCGTTTCGCAATTCATCAAAACCATGCAGCCGATCATCGATTTTGACCTCTCCGTGGTGGACGAGCATCTCCTGCGCATCGCGGGCACCGGTCATTACGAAAAATACGTGGGGCTCTATCTGCCCAAAAAGTCGGCTCACGATTACGTGATCTCGTCCGGCGAGCCGCTGATTTTGTTCAATCCGCTGCAGCATCCGGTCTGTCAGACGTGTTCCGTGCGGAATATCTGCATGAAAGAAGTGAGCATCCTCTACCCGATCCGCAAGGGCAAACAGGTGATTGGCGTGATCACCGTCGCTTCCTTTTCCGAGGAGAACAAGCAGAAACTGATGGCGATG contains:
- the spoIIIAA gene encoding stage III sporulation protein AA, with the protein product MKEILAILPAPVRNVLSALPAAVRESIEEIRLRQQQPLEIRYGQQSSYVTPSGRLTANSRQGWVFGEEHAAKLLNQVSQHSLYALEEELKRGYITIVGGHRIGLAGKVVMERGEIRGIREITSFNIRIAREKRGAAQNVLPYVFADGRVCNTLVISPPQCGKTTLLRDLARSISYGNEYASSRKVSIVDERSEIAGCLHGVPQRDVGPRTDVLDACPKALGMMMMIRTMSPEVVIVDEIGRAEDSEAIWEAIHAGVSVICSAHGCNLAEVSRRPMLGRLLQQGAFDRYIVLSRTAGPGTVEGIYDRKLTPLKREVACSS
- a CDS encoding DoxX family protein — encoded protein: MQTEKNRINVGHEIVIPENPVSHFLFSNTRSAWIWLVIRLYLGYEWLMAGWGKAFGAKRDNWTGENAGAAIQGFIKGALEKAEAGKDVSGWYASFLEDFVLPNAKLFSYLVAYGEVLVGLGLIVGLLTGIAAFFGGFMNAAFLFAGTVSSNPLLFILATWLVLAWKVAGWYGLDRWALPYLGTPWDRKAKA